The Bradyrhizobium ottawaense genome window below encodes:
- a CDS encoding Flp family type IVb pilin: MKTLVHFLRDESGATAIEYGLIAAGISLAIIAVVNGLGTKLNTKFASISSSLK; this comes from the coding sequence GTGAAAACGCTAGTACACTTTTTACGCGATGAGTCCGGGGCTACTGCCATAGAATATGGGCTGATAGCGGCGGGTATTTCGCTTGCAATCATCGCGGTCGTGAATGGGCTAGGCACTAAACTCAATACGAAATTCGCTTCGATCAGCAGCTCTCTGAAATAA
- a CDS encoding DUF6894 family protein: MARFYFNLAGKQNVDDPGGLAFEDELQAFRAAERLAKDLASAQPLLRGTTCVVVTRRDRGEAYYVSV, from the coding sequence ATGGCCCGTTTCTACTTTAATCTGGCAGGCAAGCAGAATGTCGACGACCCCGGCGGGTTAGCATTCGAAGACGAGCTGCAAGCCTTCCGTGCGGCAGAACGCTTAGCAAAAGATCTGGCGAGTGCTCAACCTCTGCTGCGGGGTACAACCTGCGTGGTCGTTACACGCAGGGACCGAGGTGAGGCCTATTACGTAAGCGTGTGA
- a CDS encoding IS110 family transposase produces METEDSRGNYAGIDVSLELSSVCVVDAQGKILKEAKVASEPDALVEFFETLGFAVKRIGLEAGPLSQWLHAGLKGAGFETVLLETRHVKAALSAMTVKTDRKDARGIAQLIRMGWFRQVHAKSVDAQEIRALLIARKQLLGRLIDVELSIRGILRGFGLKVGPVTRRNFEARIRELVAGQATLERIAGAMLSARSALKAEYGRLHKAVLAIARDDAVCRQLMTVPGVGPLVAITYKSAIDDPHRIVKSKAAGALFGLTPKKYQSGEKDVTGGITLAGDETVRTALYEAANVLLSRITRFSKLKRWGMDVAKRRGSKRAKVALARKLAVILHRIWVDGTTYRWAEAGSIAA; encoded by the coding sequence CTGGAGACGGAGGACAGCCGTGGAAATTATGCCGGAATCGACGTGTCATTGGAACTGTCGAGCGTGTGTGTTGTGGACGCCCAGGGTAAGATCCTGAAGGAAGCGAAGGTCGCAAGCGAACCCGACGCCTTAGTTGAGTTTTTTGAGACGCTCGGCTTTGCAGTGAAGCGGATCGGGCTGGAGGCTGGGCCGCTGTCGCAATGGCTGCATGCAGGCCTGAAAGGTGCAGGATTTGAAACAGTTCTGCTGGAAACGCGGCACGTGAAGGCCGCATTATCTGCAATGACGGTCAAGACGGATCGCAAGGATGCCCGCGGGATCGCCCAGTTGATCCGGATGGGATGGTTTCGGCAGGTACACGCAAAGTCGGTTGATGCGCAAGAGATCCGGGCACTCCTGATCGCACGCAAACAGCTTCTCGGGCGGCTGATCGATGTAGAATTAAGTATCCGAGGGATTTTGCGCGGCTTCGGTCTGAAGGTCGGCCCGGTGACGCGAAGGAATTTCGAAGCGCGGATTCGAGAGTTGGTTGCAGGCCAGGCGACATTGGAGCGCATTGCTGGTGCGATGCTTTCGGCACGATCGGCCCTGAAGGCAGAATACGGAAGACTACACAAGGCTGTGCTGGCAATTGCGCGTGATGATGCAGTCTGCCGCCAGCTTATGACAGTACCAGGCGTTGGTCCCCTGGTGGCCATCACCTACAAATCGGCGATTGATGATCCTCATCGCATTGTAAAGTCAAAGGCAGCAGGCGCGCTGTTCGGGCTCACGCCAAAGAAATATCAATCGGGAGAAAAGGACGTCACGGGCGGAATCACGCTGGCCGGCGATGAGACGGTGCGGACGGCCTTGTATGAAGCCGCCAACGTTCTGCTATCGCGCATCACGCGGTTCTCAAAACTCAAACGCTGGGGGATGGACGTCGCTAAGCGGAGAGGCTCAAAGCGCGCAAAGGTCGCCCTGGCACGCAAGCTCGCAGTGATCCTGCATCGGATCTGGGTCGATGGCACGACTTACCGATGGGCCGAAGCGGGCTCAATCGCAGCATAG
- a CDS encoding recombinase family protein codes for MMTRPIKKRAVLYARYSSDMQKATSIDGQLLLCRKIAARNDLDVIGAFVDAAKSGLTENARDGYQQLLNGVRNHDFDVVIVEHFDRLSRDPATIQRLKQVFEFNGVELMDQKGVYATATDISIASLYNTIYKPQLADKVRRGHDNAVASGRIPGSYAYGYRPRPGAPGERVIDENEAKIVVRIFTEYVSGRSTRDIAADLTRQGLPSPGATRHKNKAGRTTWNHQCITGGRHGRGIIGNELYIGEIHWNVRSTILNPETQKKQKRRNPDDRHIIVKKPELRIVPQVLWDRAQKVRSGRAIHMFGPTGKPRRRPVIPRNNEHPLAGVLRCGVCNGNMRIAQSSRNGAPRAACANAHQRGTCEHTRSFDMDVLLEDVSSKMELKLLSPKAIEEAMRAWKEERKNDRKKNSEHANLERRLRTLTTEIERLSYAIANSRRKPDELLKRIDECDVERETVKERLRLLGSGSENVIPFDHPKFGDRYHSEAKRLVTALRINPKAIETRVAFRNLIDSIVVHPVRKRMPYEYTPYLNSASLSSMNLFPENRRKTREISAFVYYDNVKSEKSVSS; via the coding sequence ATGATGACGAGGCCAATAAAAAAGAGGGCCGTGTTATACGCCCGCTATTCGAGCGACATGCAAAAGGCGACCTCGATTGACGGTCAGCTATTGCTCTGCCGGAAGATCGCGGCACGCAACGACCTAGATGTCATCGGTGCATTTGTTGATGCCGCGAAGTCTGGCCTAACCGAAAATGCGAGGGACGGCTATCAGCAATTGCTCAATGGCGTGCGAAACCATGATTTTGATGTTGTGATCGTTGAGCATTTCGATCGCCTGTCGCGCGATCCCGCAACCATCCAGCGTCTCAAGCAAGTTTTCGAGTTCAATGGCGTTGAGCTGATGGATCAGAAAGGCGTTTACGCGACTGCCACCGACATCAGCATCGCAAGTCTCTACAACACGATTTATAAGCCGCAGCTCGCCGACAAGGTTCGGCGTGGCCATGATAATGCTGTCGCTAGTGGAAGAATTCCTGGCTCATACGCTTACGGTTACCGGCCAAGGCCGGGCGCGCCCGGTGAGCGCGTGATCGATGAGAACGAAGCGAAGATCGTGGTCCGCATCTTCACCGAATATGTATCGGGGCGTTCAACCCGAGATATTGCGGCCGATCTCACGCGCCAAGGCTTGCCCTCGCCTGGCGCCACCCGTCACAAGAACAAGGCTGGTCGCACGACCTGGAATCATCAGTGCATAACTGGCGGTCGCCACGGTCGCGGCATTATCGGCAACGAGCTGTATATCGGCGAAATACATTGGAACGTTCGATCAACAATTCTGAACCCGGAAACGCAGAAGAAACAGAAACGCCGCAATCCGGACGACCGGCACATCATTGTCAAGAAGCCCGAGTTGCGGATTGTTCCGCAAGTGCTTTGGGACAGGGCGCAGAAGGTTCGCAGCGGCCGCGCCATCCATATGTTCGGACCGACGGGCAAGCCGCGGCGCCGTCCTGTGATCCCGCGCAATAATGAGCACCCACTTGCTGGGGTCCTCCGGTGTGGTGTCTGCAACGGGAATATGCGAATCGCTCAATCCTCCAGGAATGGCGCTCCGCGCGCCGCATGCGCCAATGCGCATCAACGAGGCACGTGTGAGCACACTCGGAGCTTTGACATGGACGTGCTACTTGAGGATGTCTCAAGCAAAATGGAATTAAAATTGCTTTCGCCCAAAGCGATTGAAGAGGCGATGCGTGCTTGGAAGGAGGAGCGTAAGAACGATCGGAAAAAGAACAGCGAACACGCAAATTTAGAGCGTAGACTCCGTACGTTGACCACTGAGATCGAACGCTTGTCATATGCCATCGCAAACAGCCGTCGCAAGCCGGATGAGTTGCTCAAGCGGATCGATGAGTGCGATGTGGAACGGGAAACCGTTAAGGAGCGCTTGCGGCTGCTGGGTAGTGGCAGCGAAAACGTGATCCCGTTCGACCATCCAAAGTTCGGTGACCGATATCATTCGGAGGCCAAGAGACTGGTCACCGCGCTGAGGATTAATCCGAAGGCCATCGAAACCCGCGTCGCCTTTCGCAACTTGATCGACAGCATCGTAGTGCATCCGGTTCGCAAGCGGATGCCCTACGAATATACTCCGTACCTGAACAGCGCTTCCCTTTCTAGCATGAATCTTTTCCCCGAAAATCGACGCAAGACGAGAGAGATCAGTGCGTTCGTCTACTATGATAACGTCAAGTCAGAGAAATCCGTGTCCTCGTAA
- a CDS encoding metallophosphoesterase, whose product MITRRHLIRSIGGLSALGVSTAAYGVGIEPVLRLRVTRYHPTPRQWPADLPLKIAAIADIHACDPWMSLERIESIVDRTNALKADLVVLLGDYVAGVHQVTRLIPSREWARVLARLKAPLGVHAVMGNHDYWDDRTVQQAGYGPTIAHRALETAGIPVYENDVVRLTKDGRPFWLAGLGDQLAFLPARRFRSIGRFGADDLNATLAKVTDDAPVILLAHEPNIAPLVPGRVALQLSGHTHGGQVRLLGWSPAVSPKNGLRLAYGHFRLKCDLIVSGGLGCSIMPIRVGVPPEIVEVTLGRTGLAVS is encoded by the coding sequence ATGATCACGCGCCGTCATCTCATCCGTTCCATCGGCGGTCTGTCCGCCCTCGGCGTCTCGACCGCCGCCTATGGCGTCGGCATCGAGCCGGTGCTGCGGCTCCGCGTCACCCGCTATCATCCGACGCCGCGGCAATGGCCGGCGGATCTTCCGCTGAAGATCGCCGCCATCGCCGATATTCATGCCTGCGATCCCTGGATGTCGCTGGAGCGGATCGAGTCGATCGTCGACCGCACCAACGCGCTGAAGGCCGACCTCGTCGTGCTGCTCGGCGACTATGTCGCCGGCGTGCACCAGGTCACGCGCCTCATCCCGTCGCGCGAATGGGCGAGGGTGCTGGCCCGCCTGAAGGCGCCGCTCGGCGTCCATGCCGTGATGGGCAACCACGATTATTGGGACGACAGGACGGTGCAGCAGGCAGGGTATGGGCCGACGATCGCCCATCGCGCGCTGGAGACGGCCGGCATCCCCGTCTACGAGAATGACGTGGTGCGCCTCACCAAGGACGGCCGCCCGTTCTGGCTTGCGGGGCTCGGCGATCAGCTGGCCTTCCTGCCGGCGCGGCGCTTCCGCAGCATCGGCCGCTTCGGCGCCGACGATCTTAACGCCACGCTGGCGAAGGTCACCGACGATGCGCCGGTCATCCTGCTCGCGCACGAGCCCAACATCGCGCCGCTCGTACCCGGGCGCGTCGCGCTGCAACTGTCCGGTCATACCCATGGCGGCCAGGTTCGCCTGCTTGGCTGGTCGCCGGCGGTTTCGCCCAAGAACGGCCTGCGCCTCGCCTATGGCCACTTCCGGCTGAAATGCGACCTCATTGTCTCCGGTGGCCTCGGTTGCAGCATCATGCCGATCCGCGTCGGCGTGCCGCCCGAGATCGTCGAGGTGACGCTGGGAAGGACAGGGCTCGCCGTGTCCTAG
- the ruvB gene encoding Holliday junction branch migration DNA helicase RuvB produces the protein MVSPERRSDDVGDTALRPQSLSDFVGQQQARKNLSIFIEAARKRGEALDHVLFVGPPGLGKTTLAQIVAKELGVGFRATSGPVIAKAGDLAALLTNLEERDVLFIDEIHRLSPAVEEVLYPAMEDFQLDLIIGEGPAARSVKIELSKFTLVGATTRAGLLTNPLRDRFGIPVRLNFYTIEELESIVTRGARVLNVGMSADGANEIARRARGTPRIAGRLLRRVRDFASAADADKIDRKIADHALSALEVDAAGLDAMDRRYLTTIAMNYGGGPVGVETMAAALSEPRDAIEDIIEPYLIQCGYLQRTPRGRLLTSHTFRHLGIAEPSRDAAAQFGLFGTDESDD, from the coding sequence ATGGTCTCGCCCGAGCGCCGCAGCGACGATGTCGGCGACACCGCGCTGCGCCCGCAGTCGCTGTCCGATTTCGTCGGCCAGCAGCAGGCGCGCAAGAACCTCTCGATCTTCATCGAGGCGGCGCGCAAGCGCGGCGAGGCGCTGGATCACGTCCTGTTCGTAGGTCCCCCGGGCCTGGGCAAGACCACGCTGGCGCAGATCGTGGCCAAGGAGCTCGGCGTCGGCTTTCGTGCCACGTCGGGTCCCGTCATCGCCAAGGCCGGCGATCTCGCAGCTCTACTCACCAATCTCGAAGAGCGCGACGTGCTCTTCATCGACGAGATCCACCGCCTGAGCCCGGCGGTGGAAGAGGTGCTCTATCCCGCGATGGAGGACTTTCAGCTCGACCTCATCATCGGCGAGGGCCCGGCGGCGCGCTCGGTGAAGATCGAGCTGTCGAAATTCACCCTGGTCGGCGCCACCACGCGCGCCGGCCTGCTCACCAATCCGTTGCGCGATCGTTTCGGCATTCCGGTGCGGCTCAACTTCTACACCATCGAGGAACTCGAAAGCATCGTCACCCGCGGGGCACGGGTGCTCAATGTCGGCATGAGCGCGGACGGCGCCAACGAGATCGCGCGCCGCGCTCGCGGCACGCCGCGTATCGCCGGCCGCCTGCTCCGCCGCGTGCGCGATTTCGCCTCGGCGGCCGATGCCGACAAGATCGACCGCAAGATCGCCGACCACGCCCTGAGCGCGCTCGAGGTCGATGCCGCGGGCCTCGACGCGATGGACCGTCGCTACCTCACGACCATCGCGATGAACTATGGCGGCGGCCCGGTCGGGGTCGAGACCATGGCTGCTGCACTGTCTGAACCGCGCGATGCGATCGAGGACATCATCGAGCCCTATCTGATCCAGTGCGGCTATCTCCAGCGCACCCCGCGCGGCCGTCTGCTCACCTCGCATACCTTCCGCCATCTCGGCATCGCCGAGCCCTCGCGCGATGCGGCGGCACAATTCGGCCTGTTCGGCACGGACGAGAGCGACGACTGA
- the ruvA gene encoding Holliday junction branch migration protein RuvA, giving the protein MIGKLKGLIDSYGEDYVLLDVGGVGYQVHCSARTLQHLPSPGEAAVLSIETYVREDQIKLFGFRTDQEREWFRLLQTVQGVGAKVALAVLGTLAPFDLANAIALRDKAAVARTPGVGPKVAERIVTELKDKAPAFANVDPAVVHLAGAVDDQRAPRPVADAISALVNLGYGQPQAAAAIASASRSAGENAETAQLIRLGLKELAK; this is encoded by the coding sequence ATGATCGGCAAGCTCAAGGGCCTGATCGATTCCTACGGCGAGGATTATGTGCTCCTCGACGTCGGCGGCGTCGGCTATCAGGTGCATTGCTCGGCGCGTACACTGCAGCATCTGCCCTCGCCGGGAGAGGCTGCCGTGCTGTCGATCGAGACCTATGTCCGCGAGGACCAGATAAAACTGTTCGGCTTCCGCACCGACCAGGAGCGGGAATGGTTTCGCCTGCTCCAGACCGTGCAGGGCGTCGGCGCCAAGGTCGCGCTCGCCGTGCTCGGCACGCTGGCGCCGTTCGATCTCGCCAACGCCATCGCGCTGCGCGACAAGGCCGCGGTGGCGCGCACGCCCGGGGTCGGCCCCAAGGTCGCCGAGCGCATCGTTACCGAATTAAAGGACAAGGCGCCGGCTTTCGCCAATGTCGATCCGGCTGTGGTGCATCTTGCCGGCGCCGTCGACGACCAGCGGGCACCGCGCCCGGTGGCGGATGCGATCTCCGCGCTGGTCAATCTCGGCTATGGTCAGCCGCAAGCGGCCGCCGCCATTGCATCCGCGTCGCGCAGCGCGGGCGAGAACGCCGAGACGGCGCAACTCATTCGCCTCGGCCTGAAGGAACTGGCGAAGTGA
- the ruvC gene encoding crossover junction endodeoxyribonuclease RuvC encodes MTALPIRGPVRIIGIDPGLRRTGWGVIEAEGNRLIYVACGSVEPPDDLPLARRLLAIHEGLAAVLSNHQPMEAAVEQTFVNKDGVATLKLGQARGVAMLAPAMFGISVAEYAPNQVKKTVVGAGHADKQQIAMMLKILLPKAEPPSADAADALAIAITHAHHRQSTALRLKVAGL; translated from the coding sequence ATGACTGCGCTCCCGATTCGTGGCCCCGTTCGCATCATCGGCATCGACCCTGGCCTCCGCCGCACCGGCTGGGGCGTGATCGAGGCTGAGGGCAATCGCCTGATCTACGTCGCCTGCGGTTCGGTGGAACCGCCGGACGATTTGCCGCTGGCGCGCCGGCTGCTCGCGATCCACGAGGGGCTCGCGGCCGTGCTCTCGAACCATCAGCCGATGGAAGCCGCGGTCGAGCAGACCTTCGTCAACAAGGACGGCGTTGCGACGCTGAAGCTCGGCCAGGCCCGCGGCGTCGCCATGCTGGCGCCCGCGATGTTCGGTATCTCTGTCGCCGAATACGCGCCGAACCAGGTCAAGAAGACCGTGGTCGGCGCCGGCCATGCCGACAAGCAACAGATCGCAATGATGCTGAAGATATTGCTGCCCAAGGCCGAGCCGCCGTCCGCCGACGCCGCCGACGCGCTCGCCATCGCCATCACCCACGCTCATCACCGCCAGAGCACCGCGCTCAGGCTGAAGGTGGCGGGGTTATGA
- a CDS encoding YebC/PmpR family DNA-binding transcriptional regulator — MAGHSQFKNIMHRKGRQDAQKSKLFGKLAREITVAAKLGTPDPNMNPRLRAAIIAARQENMPKDNIERAVKKALGNEGENYDEIRYEGYGPGGVAVIVEALTDNRNRAASDIRSFFTKSGGNLGETGSVSFMFDRTGIIEYDRSVASDDAMLDAAIEAGADDVVSGEAGHEIYASTEGYRDVAKALEAKFGEPRKAALIWKPQNTVAVDDETGEKLLKLMDLLNEHDDVQHVYANFEVSDALVAKMGG; from the coding sequence ATGGCCGGACATTCCCAATTCAAGAACATCATGCACCGCAAGGGGCGGCAGGATGCCCAGAAGTCGAAGCTGTTCGGCAAGCTGGCGCGGGAAATCACCGTCGCGGCCAAGCTGGGCACGCCCGACCCCAACATGAACCCCCGCCTGCGCGCCGCCATCATCGCGGCGCGCCAGGAGAACATGCCGAAGGACAATATCGAGCGCGCCGTCAAGAAGGCGCTCGGCAATGAGGGCGAGAACTATGACGAGATCCGCTACGAGGGCTATGGCCCCGGCGGCGTCGCCGTCATCGTCGAGGCGCTGACCGACAACCGCAACCGCGCCGCCTCCGACATCCGCTCCTTCTTCACCAAGTCGGGCGGCAATCTCGGCGAAACCGGCTCGGTGTCCTTCATGTTCGATCGCACCGGAATCATCGAATACGACCGCAGCGTGGCCTCCGACGACGCCATGCTCGATGCGGCGATCGAGGCCGGCGCCGACGATGTCGTCTCCGGCGAAGCCGGTCACGAGATCTACGCCTCGACCGAAGGCTATCGCGACGTCGCCAAGGCGCTGGAGGCCAAGTTCGGCGAGCCGCGCAAGGCCGCGCTGATCTGGAAACCGCAGAACACGGTCGCGGTCGACGACGAGACCGGCGAGAAGCTGCTCAAGCTGATGGATCTGCTGAACGAGCACGACGACGTCCAGCACGTCTACGCCAATTTCGAGGTGTCGGACGCGCTGGTCGCGAAGATGGGCGGCTGA
- a CDS encoding methyl-accepting chemotaxis protein, whose amino-acid sequence MAFGLFRKRLPDMAAPVAAAEPAPPVAQSEPAPAEGDSAREILELLELELGAMIRQLERAANSVAGGAEATASTLAAIRDRTDALTGRTNAAQSTASTFAHAADKFTQSALGIGAQVREAGKLADEASAAAQEARANVDRLRESSAAIGNVVNLIAQIARQTTLLALNSTIEAARAGAAGKGFAVVATEVKALAVQTQGATEEITKKIDALQRDAAGSADAVHRISQAIEAIRPVFETVNGAVAEQNATTSEVSGNAASASEFIVSVGESAAEIDAATKAAESHGENVASAGKAVTTFAQKLKSRCAVLLRQSEHDDRRKTERLPCHLKFESPRGVMPVYEISMDGVLIGGADAGRLAPQAMIEGTLEAVGACRLRVVEQSKAGVRAQFASPNAELREKIEDRLWAIHEENTEFVTRAMEAGNALTQIFEQAVARGEVGIDDLFDTDYAEIAGTNPQQYRTKYLDWADRALPPFQEVFLAKDQRLAFCAMVDRNGFLPVHNKIYSHPQRPGDVAWNTANSRNRRIFNDPAGLAAARNLRSYLVQSYARDMGNGNTVMMREIDVPIRVQGRHWGGFRTAYKL is encoded by the coding sequence ATGGCATTCGGACTATTTCGGAAGCGTCTGCCGGATATGGCCGCGCCGGTGGCAGCCGCAGAACCCGCGCCGCCGGTGGCCCAGTCCGAGCCCGCCCCAGCCGAAGGTGATTCGGCGCGGGAGATCCTGGAATTGCTGGAACTCGAGCTCGGCGCGATGATCCGCCAGCTCGAGCGCGCCGCCAATTCGGTGGCGGGCGGCGCCGAAGCGACCGCATCGACGCTTGCCGCCATCCGCGACCGCACCGACGCCCTGACCGGCCGGACCAATGCCGCGCAATCAACCGCCTCGACCTTCGCCCATGCCGCCGACAAATTCACCCAGTCGGCGCTGGGGATCGGAGCGCAGGTTCGCGAGGCCGGCAAGCTCGCCGACGAGGCCAGCGCCGCGGCGCAGGAAGCCCGCGCCAATGTCGATCGCTTGCGCGAATCCTCCGCCGCCATCGGCAATGTCGTCAACCTGATCGCGCAGATCGCGCGGCAGACGACGCTGCTCGCGCTCAACTCGACGATCGAGGCCGCACGCGCAGGCGCTGCCGGAAAAGGCTTTGCGGTCGTCGCAACCGAGGTCAAGGCCCTCGCGGTGCAGACGCAAGGCGCGACGGAAGAGATCACCAAGAAGATCGACGCACTGCAGCGCGACGCCGCCGGCTCTGCGGATGCCGTGCACCGCATCTCGCAGGCGATCGAGGCGATCCGCCCGGTCTTCGAGACCGTCAACGGCGCGGTCGCCGAACAGAACGCCACCACCAGCGAAGTCTCCGGCAACGCCGCCAGCGCCTCGGAGTTCATCGTCTCGGTCGGCGAGAGCGCAGCCGAGATCGATGCCGCGACCAAGGCCGCCGAGAGCCACGGCGAGAACGTCGCCAGTGCCGGCAAGGCCGTCACCACCTTCGCACAGAAGCTGAAATCGCGCTGCGCCGTGCTGCTCCGCCAGAGCGAGCACGACGACCGCCGCAAGACCGAGCGGCTGCCCTGCCATCTCAAGTTCGAGAGCCCGCGCGGCGTGATGCCGGTCTATGAAATCTCGATGGACGGCGTGCTGATCGGCGGCGCGGATGCAGGCCGGCTTGCACCGCAAGCGATGATCGAAGGCACCCTCGAAGCCGTCGGCGCCTGCCGCCTGCGCGTGGTCGAGCAATCCAAGGCCGGTGTACGCGCGCAATTCGCCAGCCCCAATGCCGAGCTCCGCGAGAAGATCGAGGACAGGCTCTGGGCGATCCACGAAGAGAACACGGAGTTCGTCACCCGCGCCATGGAAGCGGGCAACGCGCTGACCCAGATCTTCGAGCAGGCCGTTGCCCGCGGCGAAGTTGGGATCGACGACCTGTTCGACACCGACTACGCCGAAATCGCCGGGACCAATCCGCAGCAATACCGCACGAAATATCTCGACTGGGCCGACCGCGCGCTGCCGCCGTTCCAGGAGGTCTTTCTGGCCAAGGACCAGCGCTTGGCGTTCTGCGCCATGGTCGACCGCAACGGCTTCCTGCCGGTGCACAACAAGATCTATTCGCACCCGCAGCGGCCGGGCGATGTCGCCTGGAACACAGCCAATAGTCGCAACCGCAGGATATTCAACGATCCGGCGGGGTTGGCGGCCGCACGCAACCTGCGCTCGTACCTGGTGCAGAGCTATGCGCGCGACATGGGCAATGGGAATACGGTGATGATGCGCGAGATCGACGTTCCGATCCGCGTGCAGGGCCGACACTGGGGCGGATTTCGCACGGCCTACAAGCTCTAG
- a CDS encoding methyl-accepting chemotaxis protein, translating into MSFAQLAVLDTGSNRTLAERLIDQLADRIGGLGVELADIAGNVQEVANRVANQSERFHHLQETAETMVSANHDIANASQAVQTTTSAAVGEIAQSRSAVDTAVNHISELVAAVERIEARLSAVGSALAQVAKVSGSIEAIAKQTNLLALNATIEAARAGNAGRGFAVVASEVKNLAEATRQATHQISDTVRDLDGQIEGLIGESSDASQRAKTAGEGAQQISGIISRVQQGFASVEAEIGSVTRAATSNLGHCDTVISELNELAKGVDLSSRDLKSADQRVTKLLDTSEGLIALIADSGVETSDAPLIRIVVETAKRISTEFEAAIDRGDITLDQLMDETYREIPGSDPKQYLTKYVDFTDRVLPAIQDPIQKSDPRIVFCVAWAKGGYLPTHNPNYRLPQGKDPVWNNANCRNRRLFNDRAVQKVAANTKPFLLQTYRRDMGGGQFVLMKDLSSPIVIRGKRWGAFRMGFRQS; encoded by the coding sequence ATGTCCTTCGCACAACTTGCAGTATTGGACACCGGATCCAACCGGACGCTCGCTGAGCGGCTGATCGATCAGCTTGCCGACCGCATCGGCGGCCTCGGCGTGGAACTCGCCGATATCGCCGGCAACGTCCAGGAAGTCGCAAACCGCGTCGCAAACCAGTCGGAACGGTTCCACCATCTCCAGGAGACCGCCGAGACGATGGTCTCGGCCAACCACGATATCGCCAATGCATCGCAGGCCGTGCAAACCACCACGTCCGCGGCGGTTGGCGAGATCGCGCAATCGCGCAGCGCCGTCGACACCGCGGTCAACCACATCTCCGAGCTCGTCGCGGCGGTGGAGCGCATCGAGGCGCGCCTCAGTGCCGTCGGCTCGGCGCTGGCGCAGGTCGCGAAAGTCTCCGGCTCGATCGAGGCGATCGCGAAGCAGACCAATCTGCTGGCGCTGAACGCAACCATCGAAGCCGCCCGCGCCGGCAATGCCGGTCGCGGTTTTGCCGTGGTGGCAAGCGAGGTGAAGAACCTCGCGGAAGCCACCCGCCAGGCCACGCACCAGATCTCCGACACCGTGCGCGATCTCGACGGCCAGATCGAAGGCCTGATCGGCGAGAGCAGCGACGCCTCGCAGCGCGCCAAGACCGCCGGCGAAGGCGCCCAGCAGATCTCCGGTATCATCTCGCGGGTTCAGCAGGGCTTCGCCTCCGTGGAGGCGGAGATCGGCAGCGTTACGCGCGCGGCAACCTCCAATCTCGGACATTGCGACACCGTCATCAGCGAGCTGAACGAACTCGCCAAGGGCGTCGACCTCTCCTCGCGCGATCTCAAGAGCGCCGATCAGCGCGTGACAAAGCTGCTCGACACCTCCGAAGGCCTGATCGCACTGATCGCCGACAGCGGCGTGGAGACATCGGACGCGCCGCTGATCCGAATCGTCGTCGAGACCGCGAAGCGGATCTCGACCGAATTCGAGGCCGCGATCGATCGCGGCGACATCACGCTCGACCAGCTCATGGACGAGACGTATCGCGAGATTCCCGGCTCCGATCCAAAGCAATACCTCACCAAATACGTCGACTTCACCGACCGCGTGCTGCCCGCGATCCAGGATCCGATCCAGAAATCCGATCCCCGCATCGTGTTCTGTGTCGCCTGGGCCAAGGGCGGCTATCTGCCGACCCACAACCCCAACTACCGCCTGCCGCAGGGCAAGGACCCGGTCTGGAACAACGCCAATTGCCGCAACCGCCGCCTGTTCAACGATCGCGCGGTCCAGAAGGTCGCGGCGAACACCAAGCCGTTCCTGCTCCAGACCTACCGCCGCGACATGGGCGGCGGGCAGTTCGTGCTGATGAAGGACCTGTCCTCGCCGATCGTGATCCGCGGCAAGCGTTGGGGCGCCTTCCGGATGGGTTTCCGGCAGAGCTGA